The Chloroflexota bacterium sequence AGAATTGCTCGTTCTACTGTTTAACTGCCCGACCTCGATTTGAGCTGCTGGCTTGCTCCAAGCCCCAAATCGAGGTCGTGTTTTCAGAAACCTAATGCTTGATGCTTAGAGTGCAGTATCGACTTGGGCGCTAGCAAAGGTAGCCATTTCGCTTAAAATGCGACAGGCTGCTTGCACCAACGGAATCGCCAACGCTGCGCCGCTGCCCTCACCGAGCCGTAAATCAAGCTGAAGCAATGGCCGCAAACCTAATTGTTGCAGCGCAATCCGATGGCCTGGCTCAGCTCCACAATGCGCCGCAATACAATAATCAATCGCCTTTGGCGCAAGCGCTTGGGCTACCAAAGCCGCCGCCGTAGTGATAAAACCATCAACTAAAATTGGCACGCGCCGCTGTGCAGCACCCACAATAATGCCTACCAACATGCCAATTTCAAAGCCACCAACTTCACTCAATGGCTGAAGTCCGTTAATATTGCTGCCAACCCGGGCGACGGCTTGGGCCACAACCTCAATTTTGCGTTGATAGTGCTCGGATTGCACGCCAGTGCCATGACCCGTAACCGCAGCAGCAGCTTGCTGGCAATAGATCGCGGTTAAACAGGCGGCGGCGGTCGTATTGCCAATGCCCATCTCGCCGAGCGCAATCAAATCGTGGCCTGCATCAGCCAACTCATGGGCAATGCGTATACCGCGTTCAAGTGCTGATTGGGCTTGGGCTTGGCTCATTGCTGGCTCAATTGCCAAGTTGTGCGTGCCAGCCCCAAGCCATTCGCTGCGAAAATTAGCAGCCTCGCTGGTGATCGCGATTTGGACACCTGCATCAATAATTAAGAGTTCGGCTCCGACATGGCGAGCTAAAACGCTCACCGCCGCGCCGCCCGCCAAAAAATTCGCCACCATTTGGGCTGTGACGCTTGAGGGATAAGCGCTCACCCCATGTTCAGCCACACCATGATCGGCAGCTGCTACCACAATCATCGGCTTTTGCACGCTCGGCGGGCATTGCTGTGTGATGCCTGCTAATTGAATTGACAAGGTTTCGAGCAGGCCTAGTGCTCCCTGCGGCTTGGTCAGTTGATCTTGGCGTTGCTGAGCTTGCTGAATTACGGCAGAATCAAGCTCGGCAATCGTGGCTGATAGATCGTCAATGTTCACTCGTTGCTCCAGGTATAGGTTGATCGCCGCGCAGGATAGCATCAATTTCATTCGAGGACAAACGTTGGATATCAGTTGGACTAGGCTTAGATTCGGCTGGATTGGCGGGTGTTGCTGGGGCTTCAACGCTCAAACGCGTGCCAGTTAATGGCATGACCATGGTCAATTTGGGGTCGGGAATTATCTGCTCAAGCCC is a genomic window containing:
- the cobT gene encoding nicotinate-nucleotide--dimethylbenzimidazole phosphoribosyltransferase, with the protein product MNIDDLSATIAELDSAVIQQAQQRQDQLTKPQGALGLLETLSIQLAGITQQCPPSVQKPMIVVAAADHGVAEHGVSAYPSSVTAQMVANFLAGGAAVSVLARHVGAELLIIDAGVQIAITSEAANFRSEWLGAGTHNLAIEPAMSQAQAQSALERGIRIAHELADAGHDLIALGEMGIGNTTAAACLTAIYCQQAAAAVTGHGTGVQSEHYQRKIEVVAQAVARVGSNINGLQPLSEVGGFEIGMLVGIIVGAAQRRVPILVDGFITTAAALVAQALAPKAIDYCIAAHCGAEPGHRIALQQLGLRPLLQLDLRLGEGSGAALAIPLVQAACRILSEMATFASAQVDTAL